Proteins from a single region of Mustela erminea isolate mMusErm1 chromosome X, mMusErm1.Pri, whole genome shotgun sequence:
- the MED14OS gene encoding LOW QUALITY PROTEIN: putative uncharacterized protein MED14OS (The sequence of the model RefSeq protein was modified relative to this genomic sequence to represent the inferred CDS: substituted 1 base at 1 genomic stop codon): protein MKPSSLPGARSPRLSGRGQSRHRLPPGRLRTGSRAPAAEARPHVATSPPAPATGARGGGRRGKGGEAGQPLQRSCASTTDQRPLRQAAAASMLTAQSGSRXAKRKGNLQGDFRQQPVLFLRLSGAVTLGGAWE, encoded by the exons ATGAAGCCCTCGAGCCTCCCAGGCGCTCGGTCACCGCGCCTAAGTGGGCGCGGGCAGAGTCGCCACCGCCTACCGCCAGGCCGCCTCCGAACAGGAAGCCGTGCGCCGGCCGCGGAGGCCCGCCCCCATGTAGCGACGAGCCCGCCGGCCCCAGCGACTGGAGCGAGGGGCGGGGGAAGGCGGGGGAAG ggcggggaagCGGGGCAGCCTCTGCAGAGAAGCTGCGCCTCCACAACGGATCAGAGGCCGCTTCGGCAAGCAGCCGCAGCGTCCATGTTGACGGCCCAAAGCGGAAGTCGTTAGGCAAAACGGAAGGGGAACCTGCAGGGGGACTTCCGACAGCAACCTGTGCTTTTTCTCCGGCTATCCGGCGCCGTGACGCTTGGGGGCGCGTGGGAGTGA